A section of the Humulus lupulus chromosome 2, drHumLupu1.1, whole genome shotgun sequence genome encodes:
- the LOC133815071 gene encoding uncharacterized protein LOC133815071, protein MSPLLFVLIMEYLTRSLQHAAQISKFRYHPMCKSLKLLNLCFADDLILFCKRTRSDVTIFKEVLVKFNAATGLSINANKSHIYFGGVTATERRIIAQEIQLPEGSFPLRYLGVPMRPTKWRHEDCDIILHKIILKLMSWTSRHLSFAGRMLLIHSVPFGLRNYWMSVFVLPQSIIKEVEKICRGFLWGASGNRIKLHMASWQKVCLPKAYGDLGFRDGASWNRAILAKYIWAISEKQDLLWVK, encoded by the coding sequence ATGTCTCCCCTTCTGTTTGTGCTTATTATGGAGTATTTGACTAGGAGCCTTCAACATGCTGCTCAGATTTCTAAATTCAGATATCACCCCATGTGTAAGAGCCTTAAGCTTCTCAATTTGTGCTTTGCTGATGATTTGATTCTTTTTTGTAAAAGAACTCGTTCGGATGTTACCATTTTTAAAGAGGTCCTAGTGAAGTTTAATGCTGCTACTGGTCTCTCTATAAATGCTAATAAGTCTCATATTTACTTTGGAGGAGTCACTGCAACTGAAAGAAGGATTATTGCCCAAGAGATTCAGTTACCTGAAGGATCCTTTCCTCTTAGGTATCTTGGGGTGCCTATGAGGCCTACTAAGTGGAGACATGAGGATTGTGATATTATTCTTCACAAAATCATATTGAAACTGATGTCTTGGACTAGTAGGCATCTGTCCTTTGCAGGCCGAATGCTTCTCATTCACTCAGTTCCTTTTGGTCTTAGGAATTACTGGATGAGTGTCTTTGTCTTACCTCAGAGCATTATTAAGGAGGTTGAGAAGATTTGCCGAGGATTTCTGTGGGGAGCTTCAGGGAATAGGATTAAGCTTCATATGGCTTCTTGGCAAAAGGTGTGTCTCCCTAAAGCTTATGGTGATCTCGGATTTAGGGATGGGGCTAGTTGGAATAGAGCAATATTAGCTAAATACATCTGGGCCATTTCAGAAAAGCAGGATTTACTTTGGGTCAAATGA
- the LOC133818869 gene encoding dihydroorotate dehydrogenase (quinone), mitochondrial, with protein sequence MAARAWKKLYRDFYHRRAFSSPIASARHCSSTAETAPKIPHFSKKGRLLTGATIGLVIAGGAYVSTVDEATFCGWLFSATKLVNPLFALLDPEFAHTLAVSAASRGWVPREKRPDPSNLGLEVWGRKFSNPLGLAAGFDKNAVAVDGLLGLGFGFVEVGSVTPVPQEGNPKPRIFRLCEEGSIINRCGFNSEGIVAVAKRLGVQHGKRKLDETSSTTSSSNEDVKQGGKAGPGILGVNLGKNKTSEDAAADYVQGVHTLSQYADYLVINVSSPNTPGLRMLQGRKQLKDLVKKVQAARDEMQWGEEGPPPLLVKIAPDLSKEDLEDIAAVALALRLDGLIISNTTVSRPESTSKNPVAAEAGGLSGKPLFGISTDLLKETYILTRGKIPLIGCGGISSGEDAYNKIRAGATLVQLYTAFAYGGPALIPQIKAELAECLERDGFKSVIEAVGADCR encoded by the exons ATGGCGGCAAGGGCTTGGAAAAAGTTATATAGAGATTTTTACCACAGAAGGGCATTTTCTAGTCCTATTGCAAGTGCTAGACATTGCTCTTCTACTGCAGAAACTGCTCCTAAAATCCCTCATTTTTCCAAGAAG GGGAGGTTACTGACAGGGGCAACAATAGGGCTAGTTATAGCTGGAGGAGCTTACGTTAGCACAGTGGATGAAGCTACTTTCTG TGGCTGGCTATTTTCTGCTACAAAATTGGTGAATCCTTTATTTGCCCTGCTGGATCCAGAGTTTGCTCACACATTAGCTGTCTCAGCTGCATCTCGTGGTTGGGTTCCAAGGGAGAAGAGACCTGATCCATCAAATTTAGGGTTAGAAGTTTGGGGAAGAAAGTTCTCCAACCCATTAGGTCTTGCTGCGGGATTTGATAAAAATGCTGTGGCTGTTGATGGATTACTTGGTCTAGGCTTTGGCTTTGTTGAGGTTGGTTCTGTAACCCCCGTTCCACAGGAGGGCAATCCTAAGCCTCGCATTTTCAGATTGTGTGAGGAAGG TTCTATCATCAATCGGTGTGGCTTTAATAGTGAAGGAATTGTTGCTGTTGCAAAGAGGTTGGGTGTGCAACATGGCAAAAGGAAATTGGATGAAACTTCAAGTACCACATCTTCCTCTAATGAAGATGTAAAACAAGGAGGCAAAGCTGGCCCTGGCATTTTGGGGGTTAATCTTGGCAAGAATAAGACAAGTGAAGATGCTGCTGCAGACTATGTTCAAGGAGTACACACATTGTCCCAGTATGCTGATTACTTG GTGATTAATGTTTCATCGCCCAACACCCCAGGGCTACGTATGCTTCAGGGAAGAAAGCAATTGAAGGACCTTGTAAAGAAG GTCCAAGCTGCTCGTGATGAAATGCAGTGGGGGGAAGAGGGTCCACCTCCATTGCTTGTGAAAATTGCACCAGACTTGTCAAAAGAAGACCTTGAAGATATTGCAGCA GTTGCCTTAGCCCTTCGTTTGGATGGATTG ATAATATCAAATACAACCGTTTCAAGACCAGAGAGTACAAGTAAAAATCCAGTAGCTGCGGAAGCTGGTGGTCTAAGTGGGAAGCCTCTCTTTGGTATCTCTACTGATCTATTGAAGGAGACGTACATTTTGACAAGG GGAAAAATTCCTTTAATAGGTTGTGGGGGCATTAGCAG TGGTGAAGATGCATATAACAAAATAAGAGCTGGGGCTACCCTTGTTCAGCTATATACAGCATTTGCCTACGGAGGACCTGCTCTCATTCCCCAAATCAAG gCTGAATTAGCAGAGTGCTTAGAAAGGGATGGCTTCAAGTCTGTCATTGAAGCAGTTGGTGCAGATTGCAGATAA